In one Echinicola marina genomic region, the following are encoded:
- a CDS encoding tetratricopeptide repeat protein, which yields MIRKQDSFSDKKIAKCLTIKKSFVSLTRILSLTRMEAQQDIFLRNNTGSKSKSAIVDGFVVRTNEFSHTKALLKEAKSINDVQNTIIIGLRGAGKTTLMHRLNYAILDEEALSNRYLPILFSEEQYNLSDLTNLWEAVAVGIEDNFYKENLVAKIDDIIESNRGHEKESFEFLQDFLVSKNKIAILFIENVNFFLKKLSEDEKNRLKKILTSNSPFRVIGSSTSYNDGTIDFGNTFYKFFEVVQLDGLTKEECGNLLIKIGQQYGEEQQIREVINNFPGRVEALRRLTGGVPRTISYLFQIFLDNENGKAIKDLYLLIDTLTLLYKSELDQLSTQQQKVIDAIARKWDAISVKEIARRTRLESKNISSILSYLEKNQQVEKVPTSTKNHLYRIKERFMNIWYLMRFGRKHDKENVIWLVRFFDAWCDESELTKRLKKHINNLKAGKYDAIAAIDMGNTFLSCENVSDSLKEELIKTTNSILPDRLLKNTKTKQKDALDKIKKLVNEGKIDEAEKRLEEVEARNIDFYMLATSIYLMLREQDKALEYAKAAWQLDNKNSFAATSMGLLYELYFGDIEKAIQFYKKSLQLPQPHPYAANRLGDIYRDKEDFTIAIEYHKQAALKNFKQSLKSLGEIYLKIGQLENAEKYLKEAVNAKIEGANTVLAKVFTEQKKRKETELALQAAVASNEEDANINMGRFYLMQKRPNFKKAEEQFKIAIKKGLIDGYGELGKLFIRKKNIEQAIEIFKKGLLNDDAESAHHLGHLYNMMEDYEAADKMFEKAIELGDSSIVGCWVEGIYDSKRIDKKLFAKKLLEKYGKDTNNIQYDLLYAKIILWNGDVSESIRIINNRTKEIFESFDEEENNRHFRKALSELVDYFLLLIAKKELNVALNIFESTDKPDFKTMLKPVYYLLMDELKDEFPTEYLKAGRELTETINDLKKEVEYLRKR from the coding sequence TTGATAAGGAAACAGGATTCATTTAGCGATAAAAAAATCGCCAAATGTTTGACGATAAAAAAATCGTTTGTATCTTTGACGAGAATTTTATCGTTAACAAGAATGGAAGCTCAGCAAGATATATTTTTAAGGAATAATACTGGAAGCAAATCAAAGTCCGCGATTGTGGATGGATTCGTGGTAAGAACCAATGAGTTTAGTCACACGAAAGCTTTGCTAAAAGAAGCAAAGTCAATTAATGATGTCCAAAATACAATCATAATTGGCCTAAGAGGAGCAGGTAAAACAACTTTAATGCACCGCTTAAACTATGCTATATTAGACGAAGAAGCCCTCTCCAATCGCTATTTGCCAATTCTGTTTTCAGAAGAGCAGTATAATTTGTCCGATTTAACCAATTTATGGGAGGCCGTAGCAGTAGGGATTGAAGACAATTTTTATAAAGAAAACTTAGTTGCAAAAATAGATGATATAATTGAATCAAATAGGGGGCATGAGAAAGAATCCTTCGAATTCCTACAGGATTTTTTGGTTTCAAAAAATAAGATAGCTATTCTTTTTATAGAAAATGTAAACTTTTTTCTGAAGAAGCTTTCCGAGGACGAAAAAAACCGATTAAAAAAAATTCTAACATCTAACTCGCCATTCCGAGTAATCGGATCATCTACTTCTTATAACGATGGAACTATTGATTTCGGAAATACTTTTTACAAATTTTTCGAAGTTGTACAATTAGATGGCTTAACTAAAGAAGAATGTGGAAATCTATTGATTAAAATTGGGCAGCAGTATGGAGAAGAGCAGCAAATTAGAGAAGTGATCAACAATTTTCCTGGTAGAGTGGAAGCTTTAAGAAGGTTAACCGGTGGTGTGCCGAGAACCATATCATATCTTTTCCAGATTTTCCTAGACAATGAGAATGGCAAAGCTATTAAAGATCTCTACCTTCTGATAGATACTTTAACATTACTATACAAATCGGAGTTGGATCAGTTATCAACCCAGCAACAAAAGGTGATTGATGCCATAGCCAGAAAATGGGATGCAATATCAGTGAAAGAAATCGCAAGACGGACGAGATTAGAAAGCAAAAATATTTCATCAATCCTATCGTATTTAGAAAAAAACCAACAGGTTGAGAAAGTGCCGACCTCAACAAAAAATCATTTGTACCGGATTAAAGAAAGGTTTATGAATATATGGTACCTGATGAGGTTTGGAAGAAAGCATGATAAGGAAAACGTAATATGGTTGGTTCGTTTTTTTGATGCTTGGTGTGACGAGAGTGAATTAACTAAAAGGTTAAAAAAGCATATCAACAACCTTAAAGCCGGTAAGTATGATGCCATTGCAGCTATTGATATGGGGAATACTTTCTTATCATGTGAAAATGTTTCTGACTCTTTAAAGGAAGAATTGATTAAAACTACAAATTCAATACTTCCAGATAGGCTTTTGAAGAATACAAAAACAAAACAGAAAGATGCCTTGGATAAAATCAAGAAGCTTGTAAATGAAGGAAAGATAGATGAAGCCGAGAAACGTCTTGAAGAAGTAGAAGCTAGAAATATTGATTTCTACATGTTGGCTACCTCTATCTATTTGATGCTTCGAGAGCAAGATAAAGCTTTAGAATATGCAAAAGCAGCCTGGCAATTAGATAATAAAAATTCATTTGCTGCAACTTCAATGGGTTTATTGTATGAGCTTTATTTTGGGGACATAGAAAAAGCAATTCAATTTTATAAGAAAAGCTTGCAATTGCCTCAACCACATCCTTATGCTGCTAATAGACTGGGAGATATCTACAGAGATAAAGAAGATTTTACAATCGCTATAGAATATCATAAACAAGCTGCTCTAAAAAATTTTAAGCAATCTTTAAAGTCTTTGGGAGAAATCTATCTCAAGATAGGCCAACTTGAAAATGCGGAAAAGTACTTAAAAGAAGCTGTAAATGCTAAAATTGAAGGAGCTAATACTGTCTTAGCTAAAGTTTTTACAGAACAGAAGAAGAGAAAAGAGACAGAGCTCGCACTGCAAGCTGCAGTTGCATCTAATGAAGAAGACGCCAATATCAATATGGGTAGATTTTATCTGATGCAAAAAAGACCAAACTTTAAAAAAGCAGAGGAGCAATTTAAAATAGCTATCAAGAAAGGATTAATTGACGGATACGGTGAGCTTGGTAAACTTTTTATAAGAAAGAAAAATATTGAGCAAGCGATTGAAATTTTTAAGAAAGGTTTACTGAATGACGATGCTGAATCGGCGCACCATCTTGGTCATCTCTATAATATGATGGAAGACTATGAGGCTGCTGATAAAATGTTTGAAAAAGCTATAGAATTAGGCGATTCCTCAATTGTAGGATGTTGGGTAGAAGGTATCTATGATTCAAAAAGAATAGACAAAAAGCTTTTTGCAAAAAAACTATTAGAAAAGTATGGAAAAGATACTAATAACATTCAATATGATTTATTATATGCAAAAATAATCTTATGGAATGGAGATGTATCAGAGTCTATTAGAATCATTAACAATAGAACAAAGGAAATTTTTGAATCTTTTGATGAAGAAGAAAACAACAGGCATTTTCGAAAAGCACTATCTGAATTGGTGGATTATTTTCTCTTATTAATAGCAAAAAAAGAACTCAATGTGGCTTTAAATATTTTTGAAAGTACAGATAAACCTGATTTCAAAACGATGCTAAAGCCAGTATATTACTTACTGATGGATGAACTAAAGGATGAATTCCCTACAGAATATTTAAAAGCCGGTAGAGAGTTAACGGAAACAATTAATGATTTAAAAAAGGAGGTGGAATATTTGAGAAAGAGGTAA